From one Catenuloplanes nepalensis genomic stretch:
- a CDS encoding roadblock/LC7 domain-containing protein, whose translation MSTLSTEAKTFNWLLDTFASGTAGVVQAIAVSSDGLLMAMTTAHERANSERLAAVVSGLTSLAVGAASCYPLGGLNRVVLDMDEGYLLVTSISAGSVLGVIAERSANLGTLAYEMTLFVNKAGDALTPKLIDELKSHVRA comes from the coding sequence ATGAGCACCCTGAGCACCGAGGCCAAGACCTTCAACTGGCTGCTGGACACGTTCGCGTCCGGCACCGCCGGCGTCGTCCAGGCGATCGCCGTGTCGTCCGACGGCCTGCTGATGGCGATGACCACCGCCCACGAACGGGCGAACTCGGAGCGGCTCGCGGCCGTCGTCTCCGGGCTGACCAGCCTGGCCGTGGGCGCGGCGAGCTGCTATCCGCTCGGCGGGCTGAACCGGGTCGTCCTGGACATGGACGAGGGATATCTGCTGGTCACGTCGATCAGCGCGGGTTCGGTGCTCGGCGTCATCGCGGAGCGCTCGGCGAACCTGGGCACGCTCGCCTACGAGATGACGCTCTTCGTCAACAAGGCCGGCGACGCGCTCACCCCGAAGTTGATCGACGAGCTGAAGAGCCACGTCCGCGCGTGA
- a CDS encoding DUF742 domain-containing protein, translating into MRPYLGSEPTAEPSWNTSTGFRPFVLTAGRVHGDGGDLPDIGLETHVVARWGESTDALSPEQREIVRLCVESLSVVEISARLGLHVGVTMVLVGDLAAAGHLAVHERPMADGPTEEIMNRVADGLRSL; encoded by the coding sequence GTGCGGCCGTACCTGGGGTCGGAGCCCACGGCCGAGCCCTCCTGGAACACCTCCACCGGCTTCCGGCCGTTCGTGCTGACCGCCGGGCGGGTGCACGGGGACGGCGGTGACCTGCCGGACATCGGGCTGGAGACGCACGTGGTGGCGCGCTGGGGCGAGTCCACCGACGCGCTCTCGCCGGAGCAGCGGGAGATCGTGCGGCTCTGCGTGGAGTCGCTGTCCGTGGTGGAGATCAGCGCGCGGCTCGGGCTGCACGTCGGCGTGACCATGGTGCTGGTCGGCGACCTGGCCGCCGCCGGGCACCTGGCCGTGCACGAGCGGCCGATGGCGGACGGGCCGACCGAGGAGATCATGAATCGGGTGGCGGACGGGCTGCGGTCGCTCTGA
- a CDS encoding hemolysin family protein, whose translation MQELWTQLALVAVLVVLNAGFAGSEMALVSLRESQIHRLEREGGAGGRVLARLSKDPNRFLATIQIGITLAGFLASAAAAVSLAKPLVPLLSALGDAAEPVSILLVTLVLTFVTLVFGELAPKRIAMHRAEGWALAVARPLDLLATVSRPAVWALGATSDLVVRAFGIDPSEEREEISPDELRDIVSGHRGFTVEQQTIINGAVQIAERQLRAVLVPRLQVFTLDSGTTAEAARLVLAASGHSRAPVVRHSMLDDVVGVVHLRELIGVPDGRPVDECARPPMLLPDSLPVSDALRQFKAERQHIALVVDERGAIDGIVTLEDVLEEIVGEIYDETDRDVQSVRTDPDGTMALPGTFPVHDLPDIGVELGERPPGDYTTVAGMMLTLLGHIPTVAGETVTVDGWEASVTSVDHHAITGVSLRRLPGNLPVEGEEEPVEAR comes from the coding sequence GTGCAGGAGCTATGGACCCAGCTCGCGCTGGTGGCCGTGCTGGTCGTGCTCAACGCGGGATTCGCGGGAAGCGAGATGGCGCTGGTCTCCCTGCGGGAGAGCCAGATCCACCGGCTGGAACGGGAGGGTGGCGCGGGCGGCCGGGTGCTGGCCCGGCTGTCGAAGGATCCGAACCGGTTCCTCGCCACGATCCAGATCGGTATCACGCTCGCCGGTTTCCTGGCGTCCGCGGCCGCCGCGGTGTCGCTGGCCAAACCGCTGGTGCCGCTGCTCAGCGCGCTCGGCGACGCGGCCGAGCCGGTGTCGATCCTGCTGGTCACGCTGGTGCTCACGTTCGTCACGCTGGTCTTCGGCGAGCTGGCCCCGAAGCGGATCGCGATGCACCGCGCCGAGGGCTGGGCGCTCGCGGTGGCCCGCCCGCTGGACCTGCTGGCCACGGTCTCCCGCCCGGCGGTGTGGGCGCTCGGCGCGACGTCGGACCTGGTGGTCCGCGCGTTCGGCATCGACCCGTCCGAGGAGCGCGAGGAGATCAGCCCGGACGAGCTGCGCGACATCGTCTCCGGCCACCGGGGTTTCACGGTCGAGCAGCAGACGATCATCAACGGCGCGGTCCAGATCGCGGAGCGGCAGCTGCGCGCGGTGCTGGTGCCCCGGTTGCAGGTCTTCACGCTCGACTCGGGCACGACCGCGGAGGCCGCGCGCCTGGTGCTGGCCGCGTCCGGTCACTCGCGCGCGCCGGTGGTCCGGCACAGCATGCTCGACGACGTGGTCGGCGTGGTGCACCTGCGTGAGCTGATCGGTGTGCCGGACGGCCGCCCGGTCGACGAGTGCGCGCGCCCGCCGATGCTGCTGCCCGACTCGCTGCCGGTCTCCGACGCGCTGCGTCAGTTCAAGGCGGAGCGGCAGCACATAGCGCTGGTGGTGGACGAGCGTGGCGCGATCGACGGGATCGTCACGCTGGAGGACGTGCTGGAGGAGATCGTCGGCGAGATCTACGACGAGACCGACCGGGACGTGCAGTCGGTGCGCACCGACCCGGACGGCACGATGGCGCTGCCCGGCACGTTCCCGGTGCACGACCTGCCGGACATCGGCGTGGAGCTGGGTGAACGGCCGCCCGGCGACTACACGACCGTGGCCGGGATGATGCTGACGCTGCTCGGCCACATTCCGACGGTGGCGGGCGAGACGGTCACGGTCGACGGCTGGGAGGCCTCGGTGACCTCGGTGGATCATCACGCGATCACCGGGGTGAGCCTGCGCCGGCTGCCGGGGAACCTGCCCGTGGAGGGCGAGGAGGAGCCGGTCGAGGCGCGTTAG
- a CDS encoding DUF6230 family protein → MQEKQAKGRVRWRRAAVLAVPTVIATGFMIFGMSNGAIAASFSVSGSTFKVAADRLEGDGFAQYGGIATEENGERHPTAVSAIREAELYNLCQSVNASNPLVGRVILTISAGGGDRPATASNLVLDVDELRGDATFTNIEIGRDASTLSKGGEGAKGQPGLFGQQADHVTINNLQQVAWTTTAGTFALTGLQLKVNVGDDAEECF, encoded by the coding sequence GTGCAGGAGAAGCAGGCGAAGGGGCGCGTGCGATGGCGCCGCGCGGCCGTCCTGGCCGTACCCACGGTGATCGCCACCGGATTCATGATCTTCGGCATGTCCAACGGCGCGATCGCGGCGTCGTTCTCGGTCTCCGGCAGCACGTTCAAGGTCGCCGCGGACCGGCTGGAGGGCGACGGGTTCGCCCAGTACGGCGGCATCGCGACCGAGGAGAACGGCGAGCGGCACCCGACCGCGGTCTCGGCGATCCGCGAGGCCGAGCTGTACAACCTGTGCCAGTCCGTCAACGCGTCGAACCCGCTGGTCGGGCGCGTGATCCTGACGATCAGCGCGGGCGGCGGCGACCGGCCGGCCACGGCCAGCAACCTGGTGCTCGACGTGGACGAGCTGAGGGGCGACGCCACGTTCACGAACATCGAGATCGGCCGGGACGCGTCCACGCTGAGCAAGGGCGGCGAGGGCGCGAAGGGTCAGCCCGGCCTCTTCGGCCAGCAGGCGGACCACGTGACGATCAACAACCTGCAGCAGGTCGCGTGGACCACGACGGCCGGCACGTTCGCGCTCACCGGCCTGCAGCTCAAGGTCAACGTCGGCGACGACGCCGAGGAGTGCTTCTGA
- a CDS encoding DUF6114 domain-containing protein, translating to MRDVGGAIARTWRAFGHWRWNRPFWGGLLLILAGLEMFGSTQGGGINGLSVHVGPSGYLSWLIPGVLVTAGLLVWFTPAQRVFYAVIGALTSVFSLMAVNLGGFFAGLVLGALGSILAFGWTPPEPIQKQDQEPPPGYDESTVIRPASTAEEDPPERRTLGMSVWILILALVSAVGVLPGAEAARAAPCPPEPTASPSPSASAGRSPGPIEGWIGDITDGLGDLLGLDGKRAAPTPTPSAPDGGEKPDCGDPGPGDPAPSPGNPSPSSPSAGDPGGGDPGSGDPGSGDPGSGGPGGGSDKPADQQEDAKDQVKRLGTPAGVPPVAMRPSLLTGTKVEMWNLGMDGIVDMPRADGSTIKALQFSMTKAYTHDFRLETPRHQELSPITSSKLGVEGDVRFYATKFTGTLLGITITLTPESPIPPDGIPIALPYIAFQNPSMELLLATCDTLTGPDLVDVV from the coding sequence ATGCGAGACGTCGGCGGGGCCATCGCCCGGACCTGGCGCGCCTTCGGCCACTGGCGCTGGAACCGGCCGTTCTGGGGCGGCCTGCTGCTGATCCTGGCCGGGCTGGAGATGTTCGGCTCCACCCAGGGCGGCGGGATCAACGGGCTGTCCGTGCACGTCGGGCCGAGCGGCTACCTGAGCTGGCTGATCCCGGGCGTGCTGGTCACCGCCGGGCTGCTGGTCTGGTTCACACCGGCGCAGCGCGTGTTCTACGCGGTCATCGGCGCGCTCACCTCGGTGTTCTCGCTGATGGCGGTCAACCTCGGCGGCTTCTTCGCCGGGCTGGTCCTGGGCGCGCTCGGGTCGATCCTGGCCTTCGGCTGGACGCCGCCGGAGCCGATCCAAAAACAAGATCAAGAGCCGCCGCCGGGGTACGACGAGAGCACCGTGATCCGCCCGGCGAGCACTGCTGAGGAGGATCCGCCGGAACGCCGTACCCTCGGGATGTCGGTCTGGATCCTGATTTTGGCCCTGGTGTCTGCCGTAGGAGTGCTGCCGGGCGCCGAGGCCGCACGCGCGGCGCCCTGCCCGCCGGAGCCGACCGCCTCACCATCACCGTCGGCGTCGGCCGGCCGGTCGCCGGGGCCGATCGAGGGGTGGATCGGCGACATCACGGACGGGCTCGGTGATCTGCTCGGCCTGGACGGGAAGAGGGCGGCTCCCACGCCCACCCCGTCCGCGCCGGACGGCGGTGAAAAGCCGGACTGCGGTGATCCCGGTCCCGGTGATCCCGCTCCCAGCCCTGGCAATCCCAGCCCTAGCAGTCCCAGCGCCGGCGATCCCGGTGGCGGCGACCCTGGCTCCGGCGACCCTGGCTCCGGCGACCCTGGCTCGGGCGGTCCCGGTGGCGGCTCGGACAAGCCCGCTGATCAGCAGGAGGACGCCAAGGATCAGGTGAAGCGGCTCGGGACGCCGGCCGGGGTGCCGCCGGTGGCTATGCGGCCGTCGCTGCTGACCGGGACCAAGGTCGAGATGTGGAATCTGGGCATGGACGGCATCGTGGACATGCCGCGCGCGGACGGCAGCACGATCAAGGCGCTGCAGTTCTCGATGACCAAGGCCTACACGCACGACTTCCGGCTGGAGACGCCGCGCCACCAGGAGCTGTCGCCGATCACGAGCTCGAAGCTGGGCGTCGAGGGCGACGTCAGGTTCTACGCCACGAAGTTCACCGGCACGCTGCTCGGCATCACGATCACGCTGACGCCGGAGTCCCCGATCCCGCCAGACGGCATTCCCATCGCGCTGCCCTACATCGCGTTCCAGAACCCGTCCATGGAGCTGCTGCTCGCCACCTGCGACACACTGACCGGCCCGGACCTCGTCGACGTGGTCTAG
- a CDS encoding DUF885 domain-containing protein: protein MGHIDDLAERYVEEWAPLNPIGATHLGIDGYDDQFDDLTPDGYAAQADLDRRTVAALHATPAGSPDEEVGREAMIERLELNLARYDAGETTSQLNVITSALHDVRGAFDLMPTEGERAVANIAARLNKIPHALEQIKTTLLHEAARDHVSPREQIAEVAKQCVIWTDPAQDDVYHALARSLDATESLAKDLERGAAAATRATAEFGEFLRRELAPHGREKQAAGLERYSLASRYFVGADLDLLETYAWGFDELARLEDEMRLIAGRIVGPGAGIDEAVAALDADPARTIHGKEAFRDWMQALADKAVEELNGTHFDIPEQVLRLECCLAPTSDGGIYYTGPSEDFSRPGRMWWAVPGTITDFSTWREVTTVYHEGVPGHHLQVGQTTVRADLLNRWRRLMGWTSGYGEGWALYAERLMDELGYLDDPGDKLGMLDGQALRAARVIVDIGMHLELEIPADNPFGFAPGERWTPEHGWAFLRAHCRMPDEILRFELNRYLGWPGQAPSYKVGERFWLQAREDARARKGADFDLRAFHQAGLNLGSIGLDPFRQAMARY, encoded by the coding sequence GTGGGACACATCGACGACCTCGCCGAGCGGTACGTCGAGGAGTGGGCACCGCTGAACCCGATCGGCGCCACGCACCTCGGTATCGACGGCTACGACGACCAATTCGACGACCTCACCCCGGACGGGTACGCCGCACAGGCCGACCTGGATCGCCGTACCGTCGCCGCGCTGCACGCCACCCCGGCCGGCTCGCCGGACGAGGAGGTCGGCCGCGAGGCGATGATCGAACGGCTGGAGCTCAACCTCGCGCGGTACGACGCGGGCGAGACCACCAGCCAGCTCAACGTGATCACGAGCGCGCTGCACGACGTGCGCGGCGCGTTCGATCTGATGCCCACCGAGGGCGAGCGCGCGGTGGCGAACATCGCGGCCCGCCTCAACAAGATCCCGCACGCACTGGAGCAGATCAAGACCACGCTGCTGCACGAGGCCGCCAGAGACCACGTCAGCCCGCGCGAGCAGATCGCCGAGGTCGCGAAGCAGTGCGTCATCTGGACCGACCCGGCCCAGGACGATGTCTATCACGCGCTGGCCCGGTCGCTCGATGCCACGGAAAGCCTGGCCAAGGACCTGGAGAGGGGCGCGGCCGCGGCGACCCGGGCGACCGCGGAGTTCGGCGAGTTCCTGCGCCGCGAGCTGGCCCCGCACGGCCGGGAGAAGCAGGCGGCCGGCCTGGAGCGCTACTCCCTGGCCTCTCGCTACTTCGTCGGCGCGGACCTGGACCTGCTGGAGACCTACGCCTGGGGCTTCGACGAGCTGGCCCGGCTGGAGGACGAGATGCGCCTGATCGCGGGCCGGATCGTCGGCCCGGGCGCGGGCATCGACGAGGCGGTCGCGGCGCTGGACGCGGACCCGGCGCGCACGATCCACGGCAAGGAGGCGTTCCGCGACTGGATGCAGGCGCTCGCGGACAAGGCCGTGGAGGAGCTGAACGGCACCCACTTCGACATCCCGGAGCAGGTGTTGCGTCTGGAGTGCTGCCTGGCGCCGACCAGCGACGGCGGCATCTACTACACCGGGCCGAGCGAGGACTTCAGCCGGCCGGGCCGGATGTGGTGGGCGGTGCCGGGCACGATCACGGACTTCTCCACCTGGCGCGAGGTCACCACGGTCTACCACGAGGGTGTGCCCGGCCATCACCTCCAGGTCGGCCAGACCACGGTCCGCGCGGACCTGCTCAACCGCTGGCGCCGGCTGATGGGCTGGACCTCCGGGTACGGCGAGGGCTGGGCGCTCTACGCGGAGCGGCTGATGGACGAGCTGGGCTACCTGGACGACCCGGGCGACAAGCTCGGCATGCTGGACGGCCAGGCGCTCCGGGCCGCGCGGGTGATCGTCGACATCGGCATGCACCTGGAGCTGGAAATCCCGGCGGACAACCCGTTCGGCTTCGCGCCGGGCGAGCGGTGGACGCCGGAGCACGGCTGGGCGTTCCTGCGCGCGCACTGCCGGATGCCGGACGAGATCCTGCGCTTCGAGCTGAACCGCTACCTGGGCTGGCCGGGTCAGGCACCGTCGTACAAGGTCGGCGAGCGTTTCTGGCTGCAGGCGCGCGAGGACGCCCGGGCCCGCAAGGGCGCGGACTTCGACCTGCGCGCGTTCCACCAGGCCGGCCTGAACCTGGGCTCGATCGGCCTGGACCCGTTCCGCCAGGCGATGGCCCGCTACTGA
- a CDS encoding DMT family transporter yields the protein MTTRSWLPGYLALAAVWGASFLFIGIGVRELHPVYVTLFRVVAGALTLLLVLLLTRDRLPRDPVAWAHLFVIGVFGVSIPFTLFGFGEQRVSSGLAGIWNATTPLLTLPIAALVLRTETLTARRVAGVGVGFLGVLVVLGVWDGVGGAQLSGQLMCLGAAACYGFAIPYQKRFLGHRPDSSASLAAGQLITATAQLLVVAPLLAGAPPSPLSLSPAVIGSVLALGVLGTGLAFLVNMRNIRLLGASTAASVTYLIPVFAVLLGVLVLDEHISWHQPAGALIVLAGVAISTIGVRRPTS from the coding sequence GTGACGACCCGTTCCTGGCTGCCCGGATACCTGGCGCTCGCCGCCGTCTGGGGCGCGAGCTTCCTGTTCATCGGCATCGGCGTGCGCGAGCTGCACCCGGTCTACGTGACGCTGTTCCGAGTCGTGGCCGGCGCGCTGACGCTGCTCCTGGTGCTGCTGCTCACCCGAGACCGGCTGCCCCGCGACCCGGTCGCCTGGGCGCACCTGTTCGTCATCGGCGTGTTCGGCGTGTCGATCCCGTTCACCCTGTTCGGGTTCGGCGAGCAGCGCGTCTCGTCCGGCCTGGCCGGCATCTGGAACGCGACCACCCCGCTGCTCACGCTGCCGATCGCGGCGCTGGTGCTGCGCACCGAGACACTGACCGCGCGCCGGGTGGCCGGCGTCGGCGTCGGGTTCCTCGGCGTGCTGGTCGTGCTGGGCGTGTGGGACGGCGTCGGCGGCGCGCAGCTGTCCGGACAGCTCATGTGCCTGGGCGCGGCGGCCTGCTACGGGTTCGCGATTCCGTACCAGAAGCGGTTCCTCGGGCACCGGCCCGACTCGTCCGCGTCGCTGGCCGCCGGGCAGCTGATCACGGCGACCGCGCAGTTGCTGGTGGTGGCGCCGCTGCTCGCGGGCGCGCCGCCGTCGCCGCTGAGCCTGTCGCCGGCGGTGATCGGCAGCGTGCTCGCGCTCGGCGTGCTCGGCACCGGGCTGGCGTTCCTGGTCAACATGCGCAACATCCGGTTGCTGGGCGCGAGCACGGCCGCGTCCGTGACATACCTCATCCCGGTCTTCGCGGTGCTGCTCGGCGTGCTGGTGCTGGACGAGCACATCTCCTGGCACCAGCCGGCCGGCGCGCTGATCGTGCTGGCCGGCGTCGCGATCAGCACTATCGGTGTCCGGCGGCCCACGTCGTGA
- a CDS encoding PHP domain-containing protein, with product MASRDPVADLRRIAFLLEAAHEATFRVKAFRSAANALGALDPDEVRQRAGNGTLADLKGVGDVTARCVAESLAGEEPVYLRRLLATEQDDLPVTAVRLREALRGDCHSHSDWSDGGSPIEEMALGAAEIGHEYLVLTDHSPRLKVARGLSPARLRQQLTHVEKLNAQLPEGFRILTGIEVDINPDGTLDQEDELLARLDVVVGSVHSDLRADEAAMTRRMLKAIANPHLDILGHCTGRRLPTKNNDRAHARVSSRPPSDFDAKRVFAAAAEHGKAVEINCRPDRLDPPKRLLRLAVEAGCLFSIDTDAHAPGQLDWQRYGCERAALCGVPADRVVNTWSADELTTWAAGHR from the coding sequence ATGGCTTCCCGTGATCCCGTCGCCGATCTGCGCCGCATCGCGTTCCTGCTGGAGGCGGCGCACGAGGCGACGTTCCGGGTGAAGGCGTTCCGGTCCGCCGCGAACGCGCTGGGCGCGCTCGACCCGGACGAGGTACGGCAGCGCGCCGGGAACGGCACGCTCGCGGACCTGAAGGGCGTCGGCGACGTGACCGCGCGCTGCGTGGCCGAGTCGCTGGCCGGTGAGGAGCCGGTCTACCTGCGCCGGCTGCTCGCCACCGAGCAGGACGACCTGCCGGTGACCGCGGTAAGGCTGCGAGAGGCGCTGCGCGGCGACTGTCACAGCCATTCGGACTGGTCGGACGGCGGCTCGCCGATCGAGGAGATGGCGCTGGGTGCGGCCGAGATCGGCCACGAATATCTGGTGCTGACCGACCACTCGCCCCGGCTGAAGGTGGCCCGCGGCCTGAGCCCGGCCCGGCTGAGGCAGCAGCTCACGCACGTGGAGAAGCTGAACGCGCAGCTGCCGGAGGGGTTCCGGATCCTGACCGGGATCGAGGTGGACATCAACCCGGACGGCACGCTGGACCAGGAGGACGAGCTGCTGGCCCGGCTGGACGTGGTGGTCGGCTCGGTGCACAGCGACCTGCGCGCGGACGAGGCCGCGATGACCCGGCGGATGCTGAAGGCGATCGCGAACCCGCACCTGGACATCCTCGGCCACTGCACCGGCCGGCGACTGCCCACGAAGAACAACGACAGGGCGCACGCGCGGGTCAGCAGCCGCCCGCCGAGCGACTTCGACGCGAAGCGGGTCTTCGCCGCGGCCGCGGAGCACGGCAAGGCCGTCGAGATCAACTGCCGTCCGGACCGGCTGGACCCGCCGAAGCGCCTGCTGCGGCTCGCGGTCGAGGCCGGCTGTCTCTTCTCGATCGACACGGACGCGCACGCGCCCGGTCAGCTGGACTGGCAGCGGTACGGCTGCGAGCGGGCCGCGCTCTGCGGCGTGCCCGCGGACCGCGTGGTGAACACGTGGTCCGCGGATGAGCTCACGACGTGGGCCGCCGGACACCGATAG
- a CDS encoding M48 family metallopeptidase has protein sequence MTATLRAALSVVLLAGFYLVAMVQLALVAVLLFWASVLIAGHDAVKLALPLITLGVGVAALALGRGLASRRSRPAGIPVAPERAPELWAVVREIAERAGTRPPDRIRLLPDTTVRVIEDVRLLGLRRGVRTLAVGLPLLQIMTVDRARAMLAHELGHFSPPGGVAYRGRLAVTAALPRMPFTLRWYAYLYLAFDAGTTRAQEAAADRFAATVAGPGAAVAALQDRPVLEAAWSFFFRRYVRPGWEHGYVPDDLFGGFADFVHARAAELDDLRTQAPAADRWDTHPPVAERVAALLTGAGHGSGPGSSSAPDSTSAPDSTSAAGPGSSVRGGRESDEAPLPATALITDPGGAARALQDATVAEGRRPLAWPEFIAAAGTATLRREADQVLRETARTLGRDDAGLSETLDVAATGRFTRAQVESLLLLAAIHAGMAGWRHSWSAPPRLIGRDGSPLRLGEIATLALSQATVDEARKHLAELGIDAGSTPPLTPRSGAAGAGAVAGLMNVIVDGERSDLVLLNTGLIVVPGVPRLRQREVRPRMHAMLTSIPPEQLAAEPGHRFVAYADFATARLTRRVPKTYEITLFDDTTLKIRAGTDTEELGPGWPTLADATLSSRSA, from the coding sequence ATGACCGCCACGCTACGGGCCGCCCTCTCGGTGGTGCTGCTCGCCGGGTTCTACCTGGTCGCGATGGTTCAGCTCGCTCTCGTCGCGGTCCTGCTCTTCTGGGCGAGCGTGCTGATCGCCGGCCACGACGCGGTCAAGCTCGCGCTGCCGCTGATCACGCTCGGCGTCGGCGTCGCCGCCCTCGCGCTCGGCCGCGGCCTCGCGTCCCGCCGCTCCCGCCCGGCCGGCATCCCGGTCGCGCCGGAGCGCGCACCCGAGCTGTGGGCCGTGGTGCGGGAGATCGCGGAGCGCGCGGGCACGCGCCCACCGGACCGGATCCGGCTGCTGCCGGACACGACCGTGCGCGTCATCGAGGACGTGCGGCTACTCGGCCTGCGCCGCGGCGTGCGCACGCTCGCGGTCGGGCTGCCGCTGCTGCAGATCATGACCGTGGATCGCGCGCGGGCGATGCTCGCGCACGAGCTGGGCCACTTCTCCCCGCCGGGCGGCGTCGCCTACCGCGGGCGGCTCGCGGTGACCGCGGCGCTGCCGCGCATGCCGTTCACCCTCCGGTGGTACGCGTACCTCTACCTGGCCTTCGACGCCGGCACCACGCGCGCGCAGGAGGCCGCGGCCGACCGGTTCGCCGCCACGGTCGCCGGCCCGGGCGCCGCGGTCGCCGCGCTGCAGGACCGGCCGGTGCTGGAGGCCGCCTGGTCGTTCTTCTTCCGACGATACGTGCGGCCCGGCTGGGAGCACGGCTACGTGCCGGACGACCTCTTCGGCGGCTTCGCCGACTTCGTCCACGCGCGCGCCGCCGAGCTGGACGACCTGCGCACCCAGGCCCCGGCCGCGGACCGCTGGGACACGCACCCGCCGGTCGCGGAGCGCGTCGCCGCACTGCTCACCGGCGCCGGCCACGGCTCCGGGCCGGGTTCCAGCTCCGCGCCGGATTCGACGTCCGCGCCGGATTCGACGTCCGCGGCGGGGCCCGGCTCCTCGGTGCGCGGTGGGCGGGAATCGGACGAGGCGCCGCTGCCCGCCACCGCGCTGATCACCGACCCGGGTGGCGCCGCCCGCGCGTTGCAGGACGCCACGGTCGCGGAGGGCCGCCGCCCGCTGGCCTGGCCCGAGTTCATCGCGGCGGCCGGCACCGCCACGCTGCGCCGCGAGGCCGACCAGGTGCTCCGCGAGACGGCCAGGACGCTCGGCCGCGACGACGCCGGCCTGTCCGAGACGCTCGACGTCGCCGCCACCGGCCGCTTCACCCGCGCCCAGGTCGAGTCGCTGCTGCTGCTCGCCGCGATCCACGCCGGCATGGCCGGCTGGCGGCACAGCTGGTCCGCGCCGCCGCGCCTGATCGGCCGCGACGGCAGCCCGCTTCGGCTCGGCGAGATCGCCACGCTGGCGCTCAGCCAGGCGACCGTGGACGAGGCCCGCAAACACCTGGCCGAGCTCGGCATCGACGCCGGTTCCACCCCGCCGCTGACGCCGCGTTCCGGCGCGGCCGGCGCGGGCGCGGTCGCCGGACTGATGAACGTGATCGTCGACGGCGAACGTTCCGACCTGGTCCTGCTCAACACGGGCCTGATCGTGGTGCCGGGCGTCCCGCGCCTGCGCCAGCGCGAGGTGCGGCCCCGCATGCACGCGATGCTGACCTCGATCCCGCCGGAGCAGCTCGCGGCCGAGCCGGGCCACCGCTTCGTCGCCTACGCCGACTTCGCCACCGCCCGCCTCACCCGCCGCGTCCCCAAGACCTACGAGATAACCCTCTTCGACGACACCACCCTCAAGATCCGCGCCGGCACCGACACCGAGGAACTCGGCCCCGGCTGGCCCACCCTCGCCGACGCCACCCTCTCCTCCCGCTCCGCCTGA
- a CDS encoding prephenate dehydrogenase — MRVAVIGMGLIGGSVLRALAAAGHDMVGFDADPATRGTARTAAAEAPPKARWRIAPSVSAAVADAELCMIAVPLTALETVLDEITGRGYRGLITDVTSVKMPVLDLVERYLEGGSQRLAGFVGGHPMAGRETSGFTAADPRLFDDCAWVLGLEPGRTMLGDWLDLADLVTGLGARAVPATAAEHDRAVATISHVPHLVASAVAEQAADPLAAALGAGSFRDGTRVAATRSELVAAMCGGNADAVRPVLDAVIESLTAARAALDARDPISALRPWLVPGHRVRSTWPPTAGEPLPMRPSVNALLDLGRAGGWITSVSKDRTTVTAVRPD; from the coding sequence GTGCGCGTCGCCGTGATCGGAATGGGTCTCATCGGGGGTTCCGTGCTGCGGGCCCTCGCCGCCGCCGGACACGACATGGTCGGTTTCGACGCCGACCCGGCCACCCGCGGCACCGCCCGCACCGCCGCCGCGGAGGCCCCGCCGAAGGCCCGGTGGCGGATCGCGCCGTCCGTCTCGGCCGCGGTCGCGGACGCGGAACTGTGCATGATCGCGGTCCCGCTGACCGCGCTGGAGACCGTGCTCGACGAGATCACCGGGCGTGGTTACCGAGGCCTGATCACGGATGTGACCTCGGTCAAGATGCCGGTGCTGGACCTGGTCGAGCGCTACCTGGAGGGCGGTTCGCAGCGGCTCGCCGGCTTCGTCGGCGGGCATCCGATGGCCGGGCGCGAGACGTCCGGCTTCACCGCGGCCGACCCGCGCCTCTTCGACGACTGCGCCTGGGTGCTCGGCCTGGAACCCGGCCGCACCATGCTCGGCGACTGGCTAGACCTCGCCGACCTGGTCACCGGCCTGGGCGCCCGCGCGGTACCGGCCACCGCGGCCGAACACGACCGAGCCGTCGCTACGATCAGCCACGTACCGCATCTGGTCGCGTCCGCCGTCGCTGAACAGGCCGCCGATCCGCTCGCGGCCGCACTCGGCGCCGGCTCGTTCCGCGACGGCACCCGTGTCGCCGCCACCCGCTCCGAACTGGTCGCCGCCATGTGCGGCGGCAACGCCGACGCGGTCCGCCCGGTCCTCGACGCGGTCATCGAATCCCTCACCGCCGCCCGCGCCGCTCTCGACGCCCGCGACCCGATCTCCGCCCTGCGACCGTGGCTGGTCCCCGGCCACCGCGTCCGTTCCACCTGGCCGCCCACCGCCGGCGAGCCGCTGCCCATGCGCCCGTCCGTCAACGCCCTGCTCGACCTCGGCCGCGCCGGCGGCTGGATCACCTCGGTCTCCAAGGACCGCACCACGGTCACCGCGGTCCGCCCGGACTGA